The nucleotide sequence ACCGAATTTATTTCGAGTTTCGACTATCTCTTGAGTTTTATCAGTGTTTAAATTGACTAAAAGTAGTATCATAAGATCTATATCGGTCTTTTGCTTACTTACTTAAATTTGCTTTACTAATTAAGCCATGGAACAAGGATTTACTAAGGCAAACAGTTCTAATTTGCCTCGAGTGGATTTGTTAATGTTGGGAGAGTTCCTGGCGTCAAACAAAGATTTCTGTTCAGCAGAATTCAGAAACGTGAAAACTGCAGCGTAAGTACTAttattactgtatgaattttttataaatttagaagatattttgtaaaatatcacttgatatattaagtatttgaggttatgttttcGTTATGAGAATATGTTTTGTGTATGTAATCTACGATTAAGTATGTAACTCTATATTTACACacctatttttttgttataggtCTTCCAGGCCGTCGTACGGTGATGATGCCATAAGTTATGTCCAGTTAAAACGCGATGGCAATCTGTGCGTGGTGAAGTCAAAAATCTGTCCAGAACACAAGGTCCATGGAAAGTTATATGGAGTAACATTAGTAGTTGACGAAGTCAATGAGACAGTTGTTTCGGTGGATTGCCACGACTGTGTTGCATCACAAGGAGGCTGCAAACATGCCGTGGCTTTTCTTATGTGGGTGCATCGCAGGAGTGAAGAACCATCTGTTACATCAGTTGAATGCTACTGGATGAAATCCAAGCTATCAAAAGTTGGGACTACCATAAAATACATGACAGCAAAAGATTTATCTGATGCTAAGCCTAGCTTGCCATCAAATAGTGTAGTATTAGACAAGTTTATCGAGGAAGGGAGGAAAAGGCAACTTCACAATTGTGAATTGATCAAATTTCAGGAAGATTATGTGCCTGATAAAGTGATTACATTCTCCATGcacaaactaatattaaaatataaggaaaaatcCTGTGACATATTCTTGGAAAAGCTTGTATTAACCGATGCAGATGTTAaacttattgaagaaaaaacaagacaacaaaataaaagtagtgtttggtATGAACTAAGGTATGGTAGGATTACTGCTTCACGAGCATATGAATTTACCAGATGTAATACCAATGATGGAACCTTGATTGCTCAGATAATGGGTGGAAGAATCCCAGACACACATGCAATGAAACGTGGCAGAATGTTGGAGGATGAAGTCAGGGAAACAGTTTCATCTAAActcagaaaaacaataaataaatgtggcCTGTTCATCAGCAAAAAATATCCCATGATAGCTGGATCACCAGATGGGGTCTGTGACGAGAGTATAATAGAAATTAAATGTCCGATAAGTACTAAGACTctcaaaaattatgttaataatgggaaaccaaccaaaaaatattatgcacaGATGCAGTTGCAAATGTATTTGTCTGGTCGTCAACAAGGCTACTTCTGTGTTGCAGATTgcaattataacataaataaaaatgtaaatataatttgtgtgCAATATGATGACAAATATGTTTCAGAATTTGTTTTAGCCTTAGTCCATTCATGGAAGCATAATGTGTACCCACTATTGTACCAAAGTGTTGTTTAGTTAgtcataatatgtaaataaaacaaacaaagttaattaGTGCTTTTATTTCTTCCTATTTAATTATGATCATACAAAAAGAGGTTAAATAATCATAGGTTCTAATTTGGGAGGTGATGGGTCCTGCACTGACGTCCCGCTAGGGGTGTTATCACTCTTAATGGTTATAATCATAGGTTACTTAACTAAAGAATCCTGCAAATTTATTAACCCACAGGCAATAGTTATAATGTCATCCAGAACTTTAACAAGACTGTAATTTACACATGCATGTGGTTTCAATATGCAAAATTCTCTTAAGCGACGAATCACTCTCTCCACATGTATTCTTAAACTGGCAATTTGTTTAGTTTCCCTCACCTCAGTTTTTGAGAGTTTAGCCCCTGTTAGAACACTAGGAGGTCGCATTAATTTTACACCatgtttcaataaatatgtttcaacatgcttaaccttttcaccgccacgccatatcggtattcctatgccctgtacgccaagcccgaaaatctttatcttaatatctactaaaaaatacataaaagtaatgatttaataggtttattttgtatttttctgcgacctgttttttgtcgagtatagccgtcgttggcgcacagggcacgcttgctcatgtcggctatagccgacattggcgttcaaaaggttaaaccCTCTATCAGCCATTACACACATGCCTGGttccaaacatttaaaaaaatcacatgTTTCCACTAGACATGTGTCT is from Helicoverpa armigera isolate CAAS_96S chromosome 1, ASM3070526v1, whole genome shotgun sequence and encodes:
- the LOC110376360 gene encoding uncharacterized protein LOC110376360 encodes the protein MEQGFTKANSSNLPRVDLLMLGEFLASNKDFCSAEFRNVKTAASSRPSYGDDAISYVQLKRDGNLCVVKSKICPEHKVHGKLYGVTLVVDEVNETVVSVDCHDCVASQGGCKHAVAFLMWVHRRSEEPSVTSVECYWMKSKLSKVGTTIKYMTAKDLSDAKPSLPSNSVVLDKFIEEGRKRQLHNCELIKFQEDYVPDKVITFSMHKLILKYKEKSCDIFLEKLVLTDADVKLIEEKTRQQNKSSVWYELRYGRITASRAYEFTRCNTNDGTLIAQIMGGRIPDTHAMKRGRMLEDEVRETVSSKLRKTINKCGLFISKKYPMIAGSPDGVCDESIIEIKCPISTKTLKNYVNNGKPTKKYYAQMQLQMYLSGRQQGYFCVADCNYNINKNVNIICVQYDDKYVSEFVLALVHSWKHNVYPLLYQSVV